The Ahaetulla prasina isolate Xishuangbanna chromosome 11, ASM2864084v1, whole genome shotgun sequence genome contains a region encoding:
- the SHROOM4 gene encoding protein Shroom4 isoform X1, with protein sequence MAPQRLCSISAPASPLPPNCAGNDLIFPVLCPSHFLWGGGKGGSPEAQLEAFSKRHSGIPPLPLPGQAPGQGRGSPSPPCRSSPTHFFPSRQVAQGMGALRKRGFLPHPALRGGEGPLQEAGSSFPGVSASDIAAASKIICLDITSSPLPGWEEMRMGTGSRSLEEAGSPPCWAGHFQSHSAACSGRLGWAGSWDRLPCQTPLRVAGDRRNVPIIRPHSWHLAKLSEVRTEGTAMTFAAEPLSLSWHLGCKTSDLPLPWNHLSPHCTTEKNSSLGSMESLDPASQTYYEGSLSPIDQAMYQSKRDSAYSSFSASSSTSDSALRPEEAGSVDGAQPGQLPEPRYLQTGGEPAGLPCPGSGVRLSSSVQSGSLPSPAKAAAAPPHPPVRQDSLHACNPLPEDPRPSIHTGGLCPENRWSSDISLCTPGRDSHGPGGQLATTGLLKDSPVPDQYYLLSSHTEPHPGMKKSPQSPPSPLAESPGDPPEEKGHEVEPNNCAVPPSSWKTGWAGPFSHRHSIPEHLLVAQLQALEVSRGQEGPRWTVSPLHKEQKDLQAPEPRLNLDHCSQKPCEPAEELNSPPTTEEGPPSPRGACMALGKPQSILLTGSPPLPEFGNASTPRPGFQAAPRVDRLPDTERGLPATQKGQHRSAQIRRRSDRFATNLRNEIQWRKAQLQKAKGPVGLGCEEEPAPQAEEPPTHTAAPALPPPLGEGRPLGSSGLLAVSPKRWGSELSVFGEERAPSSPQRMPGDLVPKEKPRLPAHAGGWGGGRWRWSPEHKLQPQESEPGLSSQLPFDEPGLLPFADRRKFFEETSRSLPTRPYGSLQGRLDGTRTPEAEKPGSAEHEDFRRHSLDQSYRCPPSPPIYQDFQPEIVRLCKSLARPGVDTEHWWALPCSCAIREACAYSFQDECAMLHSRSMPVPPSPRAHHCHPCSWSCRSECCCPGQQKFVEDGGPWQARKPFQVELPPDEWEPPAVNRASSHAVSQLLQHKVAFTRISPFWTCFERTEPVGPPFCQAPSTHNLSWDCKQPKWVTEKGGSEGGFSDPHKPPLRERAYSESHLCTEPARVSAREWQEAPLAKVQEAAPKSPPCQTRRRGPPPPRPPPPNWEKYRPAASHQHLLPAQASLPIHVQDSWAPGQPGFEAARERSRSLPAEQLWHNRPQLQCPWLPDARPDGAPSHPGQDNPHYYCHGSPPQTWEWLMAEGSAPSRAANSSEGAAAQEPPRFVKQEMPTGSPSEQPLTWHPQQGVPVSQDAAGESHKSGPPPLRLNSEELMRDVAGKDRSLAGVLSSGFGLRSAAEVMSDLFAESSCSLWPRQDWSLRESGPSCPERQQKSPQSATGGGAPHSCLTYLNLSVGKAELLNQIKDRSELAAASSEEEPDHDLAQKKVQLIESIGRKLEVLQEAQQSLQDDLSANAALGREVENYIKGACKPHELEKFRLVIGDLDKVVNLLLSLSGRLARVENALSGLNVEEEEEEEEEKMALLEKKRQLTAQLEDAKELQEHVGQREQLVFATVSRCLPPEQLQDYQHFVRMKSALAIQQRQLDDKIKLGEEQLRCLWESLPRRPRKP encoded by the exons ATGGCCCCACAGCGTCTCTGCTCCATCTCAGCCCCTGCTTCTCCTTTGCCCCCAAACTGTGCTGGCAATGATCTCATCTTTCCTGTACTTTGTCCCAGCCACttcctgtggggggggggcaaggggggCAGTCCTGAAGCTCAGCTGGAGGCTTTCAGCAAGAGGCATTCTGgaattccccctctccccctgccAGGCCAGGCGCCAGGCCAGGGGAGGGGCTCACCCTCCCCACCCTGCAGATCCTCCCCCACCCACTTCTTTCCTAGCAGGCAGGTGGCCCAGGGGATGGGAGCCCTGAGGAAGAGaggcttcctcccccaccctgccttgaggggaggggaggggccgctCCAAGAGGCAGGAAGCTCCTTCCCTGGGGTCTCGGCTTCTGATATTGCCGCTGCCAGCAAAATTATCTGCCTGGACATCACTTCCTCACCGCTTCCTGGCTGGGAGGAGATGAGGATGGGAACTGGCTCCAGGAGCTTGGAGGAGGCAGGAAGCCCTCCCTGCTGGGCTGGCCACTTCCAGTCCCACTCAGCTGCCTGCAGTGgccggctgggctgggctggatcCTGGGACCGGCTGCCTTGCCAGACCCCACTAAGGGTTGCCGGGGACAG GAGGAATGTGCCAATCATCAGGCCCCACTCATGGCATCTAGCCAAGCTCTCCGAAGTCCGGACTGAGGGCACTGCCATGACCTTTGCTGCTGAGCCCCTGAGTCTCTCCTGGCACTTGGGCTGCAAGACAAG TGACCTGCCTTTGCCGTGGAACCATCTCTCTCCCCACTGCACCACAGAAAAGAACAGCTCCCTCGGGAGCATGGAAAGCCTGGACCCGGCCAGCCAGACCTACTATGAGGGCAGCCTGTCCCCCATTGACCAGGCCATGTACCAAAGCAAAAGGGACTCTGCCTACAGTTCCTTCTCGGCCAGCTCGAGCACCTCCGACTCTGCCCTGCGACCTGAGGAGGCCGGCTCCGTGGACGGCGCCCAACCCGGCCAGCTGCCAGAGCCTCGGTATCTGCAGACGGGAGGAGAGCCTGCAGGCCTGCCGTGCCCAGGTTCTGGTGTCCGGTTATCCTCCAGCGTTCAGTCGGGCTCTCTTCCCAGCCCTGCCAAAGCAGCTGCCGCTCCTCCCCACCCGCCTGTGAGACAAGACAGTCTGCATGCGTGTAATCCCCTGCCAGAAGACCCAAGACCATCGATCCACACAGGTGGTTTGTGTCCCGAGAATCGGTGGAGCTCGGACATCTCCCTCTGCACACCTGGCCGCGATTCCCATGGGCCTGGGGGACAGTTGGCCACCACAGGCCTCCTGAAGGACTCTCCAGTCCCTGACCAGTACTACTTGCTGAGCTCACACACAGAGCCACACCCTGGGATGAAGAAGAGCCCACAATCCCCCCCCTCGCCTTTGGCTGAGAGCCCCGGAGACCCCCCTGAAGAGAAGGGGCATGAGGTGGAGCCGAATAACTGTGCAGTGCCCCCTTCTTCCTGGAAGACTGGCTGGGCCGGGCCCTTCAGCCATCGCCACAGCATCCCAGAACACCTGCTGGTGGCCCAGTTGCAGGCCTTGGAGGTCTCCCGTGGCCAGGAGGGTCCTCGCTGGACAGTGTCTCCTCTGCACAAGGAGCAGAAGGACCTGCAGGCTCCAGAGCCACGTCTAAATCTAGACCACTGCAGCCAGAAGCCCTGCGAGCCGGCAGAAGAGCTGAATTCCCCCCCAACCACAGAAGAGGGGCCCCCTTCTCCACGGGGTGCTTGCATGGCACTGGGGAAGCCCCAGAGCATCCTCCTGACTGGTTCCCCGCCACTGCCAGAGTTTGGCAATGCCAGCACCCCCCGGCCAGGCTTCCAGGCAGCCCCCCGTGTGGATCGTTTGCCAGACACTGAAAGGGGCCTTCCAGCCACCCAGAAGGGCCAGCATCGCTCTGCACAGATCCGCCGGCGCAGTGATCGCTTCGCCACCAACCTGCGGAATGAGATCCAGTGGCGAAAAGCCCAACTGCAGAAGGCCAAAGGTCCCGTGGGGCTAGGGTGTGAAGAGGAGCCTGCCCCACAGGCAGAGGAGCCCCCCACCCACACCGCGGCTCCTGCCCTGCCTCCTCCCTTAGGGGAGGGCAGACCTCTTGGCTCCTCTGGGCTGCTGGCTGTTTCCCCCAAGCGGTGGGGCTCTGAGCTGAGCGTGTTTGGGGAGGAGAGAGCCCCAAGCAGCCCCCAGAGGATGCCTGGGGACCTGGTGCCCAAGGAGAAGCCTCGGCTACCGGCCCACGCGGGAGGATGGGGAGGCGGCCGCTGGCGCTGGTCCCCGGAGCACAAGCTCCAGCCTCAGGAGTCAGAGCCAGGGCTGTCCTCACAGCTGCCTTTCGACGAACCCGGCCTTTTGCCTTTTGCCGACCGGCGGAAGTTCTTTGAGGAGACAAGCCGCTCGCTGCCCACCAGGCCCTATGGCTCTCTTCAGGGCAGGCTTGATGGCACACGGACCCCCGAGGCAGAGAAGCCGGGAAGTGCTGAGCACGAGGACTTCAGGCGTCACTCCCTTGACCAGTCCTACCGGTGCCCACCTTCGCCTCCCATCTACCAGGATTTCCAGCCAGAGATTGTGAGGTTGTGCAAGTCCCTGGCCCGACCTGGAGTGGACACTGAGCATTGGTGGGCTCTTCCTTGCTCATGTGCAATCCGAGAGGCCTGCGCATACAGCTTTCAGGACGAGTGCGCCATGCTGCACTCAAGGAGCATGCCAGTGCCACCCAGCCCCCGTGCCCACCATTGTCACCCCTGTTCCTGGAGCTGCCGCAGTGAGTGCTGTTGCCCAGGTCAGCAGAAGTTCGTGGAGGATGGAGGTCCCTGGCAAGCAAGGAAGCCTTTTCAGGTG GAACTCCCCCCGGATGAATGGGAGCCCCCAGCTGTGAACAGAGCAAGCAGCCATGCTGTGAG TCAGCTCCTGCAGCACAAGGTGGCCTTCACCAGGATCAGCCCCTTCTGGACCTGCTTTGAGCGCACCGAACCGGTTGGGCCCCCTTTCTGCCAGGCCCCATCCACACACAACCTCTCCTGGGACTGCAAGCAACCAAAGTGGGTCACGGAGAAGGGGGGCTCAGAAGGGGGGTTCAGCGATCCCCACAAACCCCCCTTGCGTGAAAGGGCCTATTCGGAGAGCCACCTCTGCACCGAAcctgccagagtctctgcaaggGAGTGGCAAGAAGCCCCATTGGCCAAGGTGCAGGAGGCGGCACCAAAGTCACCACCATGCCAAACCAGAAGAAGGGGGCCCCCACCTCCGCGCCCTCCCCCACCCAACTGGGAGAAATACCGGCCAGCCGCTTCACACCAACACCTTCTCCCTGCCCAGGCCAGCCTGCCCATTCATGTGCAGGACTCCTGGGCCCCGGGCCAGCCTGGCTTCGAAGCAGCCAGGGAGCGTTCTCGGAGCCTCCCCGCGGAGCAGCTGTGGCATAATAGGCCACAACTGCAGTGCCCGTGGCTGCCTGATGCAAGACCCGATGGCGCCCCTTCCCACCCAGGGCAAGACAACCCCCACTACTACTGCCACGGGTCACCACCCCAGACCTGGGAGTGGCTGATGGCCGAGGGGAGTGCCCCATCCAG GGCGGCCAATTCCTCAGAGGGGGCAGCTGCCCAGGAGCCTCCCAGGTTCGTGAAGCAGGAGATGCCAACCGGCAGCCCCTCAGAGCAGCCCCTTACCTGGC ATCCCCAACAGGGTGTGCCTGTGTCCCAGGATGCTGCGGGAGAGAGTCACAAATCAGGGCCGCCACCCTTGCGCCTGAATTCGGAGGAGCTGATGAGAGACGTGGCAGGCAAGGACCGCTCTTTGGCTGGAGTGCTGAGCTCTGGTTTTGGACTCCGGTCAGCAGCCGAGGTGATGAGTGACCTCTTTGCTGAAAGTAGCTGTTCTCTCTGGCCAAGGCAGGACTGGTCACTGCGGGAGAGTGGTCCCAGCTGCCCTGAAAG GCAGCAGAAGTCTCCCCAGTCTGCCACTGGAGGGGGAGCCCCCCACTCCTGCTTGACTTACCTCAACTTGTCAGTGGGCAAGGCTGAGCTGCTGAATCAAATAAAGGACCGCTCTGAGTTGGCTGCAGCCTCTTCAGAAGAGGAGCCGGACCATGACCTGGCTCAGAAGAAG GTGCAGCTGATCGAGAGCATTGGACGGAAGCTggaggtgctgcaggaggcccagCAGAGCCTGCAGGATGATCTGAGTGCCAATGCGGCCCTTGGCAGAGAGGTGGAGAATTACATCAAGGGAGCCTGCAAGCCCCATGAATTGGAGAAGTTCCGCCTCGTCATAGGCGACCTGGACAAGGTGGTTAACCTTCTGCTCTCGCTGTCCGGGAGGCTGGCCCGAGTGGAGAACGCCCTCAGTGGCCTGAatgtggaggaggaagaagaggaggaggaggagaag ATGGCCCTCCTGGAGAAGAAGCGGCAGCTTACAGCGCAGCTGGAGGATGCCAAGGAGCTGCAGGAGCATGTGGGTCAGCGGGAGCAGCTTGTCTTTGCCACCGTCTCACGCTGCCTACCCCCTGAGCAACTGCAAGACTATCAGCACTTCGTGCGCATGAAGTCTGCCCTGGCAATCCAGCAACGGCAGCTGGACGATAAGATCAAACTGGGTGAGGAGCAGCTGCGTTGTCTCTGGGAGAGCCTGCCTCGGAGACCCAGGAAGCCCTAG
- the SHROOM4 gene encoding protein Shroom4 isoform X4 translates to MTFAAEPLSLSWHLGCKTSDLPLPWNHLSPHCTTEKNSSLGSMESLDPASQTYYEGSLSPIDQAMYQSKRDSAYSSFSASSSTSDSALRPEEAGSVDGAQPGQLPEPRYLQTGGEPAGLPCPGSGVRLSSSVQSGSLPSPAKAAAAPPHPPVRQDSLHACNPLPEDPRPSIHTGGLCPENRWSSDISLCTPGRDSHGPGGQLATTGLLKDSPVPDQYYLLSSHTEPHPGMKKSPQSPPSPLAESPGDPPEEKGHEVEPNNCAVPPSSWKTGWAGPFSHRHSIPEHLLVAQLQALEVSRGQEGPRWTVSPLHKEQKDLQAPEPRLNLDHCSQKPCEPAEELNSPPTTEEGPPSPRGACMALGKPQSILLTGSPPLPEFGNASTPRPGFQAAPRVDRLPDTERGLPATQKGQHRSAQIRRRSDRFATNLRNEIQWRKAQLQKAKGPVGLGCEEEPAPQAEEPPTHTAAPALPPPLGEGRPLGSSGLLAVSPKRWGSELSVFGEERAPSSPQRMPGDLVPKEKPRLPAHAGGWGGGRWRWSPEHKLQPQESEPGLSSQLPFDEPGLLPFADRRKFFEETSRSLPTRPYGSLQGRLDGTRTPEAEKPGSAEHEDFRRHSLDQSYRCPPSPPIYQDFQPEIVRLCKSLARPGVDTEHWWALPCSCAIREACAYSFQDECAMLHSRSMPVPPSPRAHHCHPCSWSCRSECCCPGQQKFVEDGGPWQARKPFQVELPPDEWEPPAVNRASSHAVSQLLQHKVAFTRISPFWTCFERTEPVGPPFCQAPSTHNLSWDCKQPKWVTEKGGSEGGFSDPHKPPLRERAYSESHLCTEPARVSAREWQEAPLAKVQEAAPKSPPCQTRRRGPPPPRPPPPNWEKYRPAASHQHLLPAQASLPIHVQDSWAPGQPGFEAARERSRSLPAEQLWHNRPQLQCPWLPDARPDGAPSHPGQDNPHYYCHGSPPQTWEWLMAEGSAPSRAANSSEGAAAQEPPRFVKQEMPTGSPSEQPLTWHPQQGVPVSQDAAGESHKSGPPPLRLNSEELMRDVAGKDRSLAGVLSSGFGLRSAAEVMSDLFAESSCSLWPRQDWSLRESGPSCPERQQKSPQSATGGGAPHSCLTYLNLSVGKAELLNQIKDRSELAAASSEEEPDHDLAQKKVQLIESIGRKLEVLQEAQQSLQDDLSANAALGREVENYIKGACKPHELEKFRLVIGDLDKVVNLLLSLSGRLARVENALSGLNVEEEEEEEEEKMALLEKKRQLTAQLEDAKELQEHVGQREQLVFATVSRCLPPEQLQDYQHFVRMKSALAIQQRQLDDKIKLGEEQLRCLWESLPRRPRKP, encoded by the exons ATGACCTTTGCTGCTGAGCCCCTGAGTCTCTCCTGGCACTTGGGCTGCAAGACAAG TGACCTGCCTTTGCCGTGGAACCATCTCTCTCCCCACTGCACCACAGAAAAGAACAGCTCCCTCGGGAGCATGGAAAGCCTGGACCCGGCCAGCCAGACCTACTATGAGGGCAGCCTGTCCCCCATTGACCAGGCCATGTACCAAAGCAAAAGGGACTCTGCCTACAGTTCCTTCTCGGCCAGCTCGAGCACCTCCGACTCTGCCCTGCGACCTGAGGAGGCCGGCTCCGTGGACGGCGCCCAACCCGGCCAGCTGCCAGAGCCTCGGTATCTGCAGACGGGAGGAGAGCCTGCAGGCCTGCCGTGCCCAGGTTCTGGTGTCCGGTTATCCTCCAGCGTTCAGTCGGGCTCTCTTCCCAGCCCTGCCAAAGCAGCTGCCGCTCCTCCCCACCCGCCTGTGAGACAAGACAGTCTGCATGCGTGTAATCCCCTGCCAGAAGACCCAAGACCATCGATCCACACAGGTGGTTTGTGTCCCGAGAATCGGTGGAGCTCGGACATCTCCCTCTGCACACCTGGCCGCGATTCCCATGGGCCTGGGGGACAGTTGGCCACCACAGGCCTCCTGAAGGACTCTCCAGTCCCTGACCAGTACTACTTGCTGAGCTCACACACAGAGCCACACCCTGGGATGAAGAAGAGCCCACAATCCCCCCCCTCGCCTTTGGCTGAGAGCCCCGGAGACCCCCCTGAAGAGAAGGGGCATGAGGTGGAGCCGAATAACTGTGCAGTGCCCCCTTCTTCCTGGAAGACTGGCTGGGCCGGGCCCTTCAGCCATCGCCACAGCATCCCAGAACACCTGCTGGTGGCCCAGTTGCAGGCCTTGGAGGTCTCCCGTGGCCAGGAGGGTCCTCGCTGGACAGTGTCTCCTCTGCACAAGGAGCAGAAGGACCTGCAGGCTCCAGAGCCACGTCTAAATCTAGACCACTGCAGCCAGAAGCCCTGCGAGCCGGCAGAAGAGCTGAATTCCCCCCCAACCACAGAAGAGGGGCCCCCTTCTCCACGGGGTGCTTGCATGGCACTGGGGAAGCCCCAGAGCATCCTCCTGACTGGTTCCCCGCCACTGCCAGAGTTTGGCAATGCCAGCACCCCCCGGCCAGGCTTCCAGGCAGCCCCCCGTGTGGATCGTTTGCCAGACACTGAAAGGGGCCTTCCAGCCACCCAGAAGGGCCAGCATCGCTCTGCACAGATCCGCCGGCGCAGTGATCGCTTCGCCACCAACCTGCGGAATGAGATCCAGTGGCGAAAAGCCCAACTGCAGAAGGCCAAAGGTCCCGTGGGGCTAGGGTGTGAAGAGGAGCCTGCCCCACAGGCAGAGGAGCCCCCCACCCACACCGCGGCTCCTGCCCTGCCTCCTCCCTTAGGGGAGGGCAGACCTCTTGGCTCCTCTGGGCTGCTGGCTGTTTCCCCCAAGCGGTGGGGCTCTGAGCTGAGCGTGTTTGGGGAGGAGAGAGCCCCAAGCAGCCCCCAGAGGATGCCTGGGGACCTGGTGCCCAAGGAGAAGCCTCGGCTACCGGCCCACGCGGGAGGATGGGGAGGCGGCCGCTGGCGCTGGTCCCCGGAGCACAAGCTCCAGCCTCAGGAGTCAGAGCCAGGGCTGTCCTCACAGCTGCCTTTCGACGAACCCGGCCTTTTGCCTTTTGCCGACCGGCGGAAGTTCTTTGAGGAGACAAGCCGCTCGCTGCCCACCAGGCCCTATGGCTCTCTTCAGGGCAGGCTTGATGGCACACGGACCCCCGAGGCAGAGAAGCCGGGAAGTGCTGAGCACGAGGACTTCAGGCGTCACTCCCTTGACCAGTCCTACCGGTGCCCACCTTCGCCTCCCATCTACCAGGATTTCCAGCCAGAGATTGTGAGGTTGTGCAAGTCCCTGGCCCGACCTGGAGTGGACACTGAGCATTGGTGGGCTCTTCCTTGCTCATGTGCAATCCGAGAGGCCTGCGCATACAGCTTTCAGGACGAGTGCGCCATGCTGCACTCAAGGAGCATGCCAGTGCCACCCAGCCCCCGTGCCCACCATTGTCACCCCTGTTCCTGGAGCTGCCGCAGTGAGTGCTGTTGCCCAGGTCAGCAGAAGTTCGTGGAGGATGGAGGTCCCTGGCAAGCAAGGAAGCCTTTTCAGGTG GAACTCCCCCCGGATGAATGGGAGCCCCCAGCTGTGAACAGAGCAAGCAGCCATGCTGTGAG TCAGCTCCTGCAGCACAAGGTGGCCTTCACCAGGATCAGCCCCTTCTGGACCTGCTTTGAGCGCACCGAACCGGTTGGGCCCCCTTTCTGCCAGGCCCCATCCACACACAACCTCTCCTGGGACTGCAAGCAACCAAAGTGGGTCACGGAGAAGGGGGGCTCAGAAGGGGGGTTCAGCGATCCCCACAAACCCCCCTTGCGTGAAAGGGCCTATTCGGAGAGCCACCTCTGCACCGAAcctgccagagtctctgcaaggGAGTGGCAAGAAGCCCCATTGGCCAAGGTGCAGGAGGCGGCACCAAAGTCACCACCATGCCAAACCAGAAGAAGGGGGCCCCCACCTCCGCGCCCTCCCCCACCCAACTGGGAGAAATACCGGCCAGCCGCTTCACACCAACACCTTCTCCCTGCCCAGGCCAGCCTGCCCATTCATGTGCAGGACTCCTGGGCCCCGGGCCAGCCTGGCTTCGAAGCAGCCAGGGAGCGTTCTCGGAGCCTCCCCGCGGAGCAGCTGTGGCATAATAGGCCACAACTGCAGTGCCCGTGGCTGCCTGATGCAAGACCCGATGGCGCCCCTTCCCACCCAGGGCAAGACAACCCCCACTACTACTGCCACGGGTCACCACCCCAGACCTGGGAGTGGCTGATGGCCGAGGGGAGTGCCCCATCCAG GGCGGCCAATTCCTCAGAGGGGGCAGCTGCCCAGGAGCCTCCCAGGTTCGTGAAGCAGGAGATGCCAACCGGCAGCCCCTCAGAGCAGCCCCTTACCTGGC ATCCCCAACAGGGTGTGCCTGTGTCCCAGGATGCTGCGGGAGAGAGTCACAAATCAGGGCCGCCACCCTTGCGCCTGAATTCGGAGGAGCTGATGAGAGACGTGGCAGGCAAGGACCGCTCTTTGGCTGGAGTGCTGAGCTCTGGTTTTGGACTCCGGTCAGCAGCCGAGGTGATGAGTGACCTCTTTGCTGAAAGTAGCTGTTCTCTCTGGCCAAGGCAGGACTGGTCACTGCGGGAGAGTGGTCCCAGCTGCCCTGAAAG GCAGCAGAAGTCTCCCCAGTCTGCCACTGGAGGGGGAGCCCCCCACTCCTGCTTGACTTACCTCAACTTGTCAGTGGGCAAGGCTGAGCTGCTGAATCAAATAAAGGACCGCTCTGAGTTGGCTGCAGCCTCTTCAGAAGAGGAGCCGGACCATGACCTGGCTCAGAAGAAG GTGCAGCTGATCGAGAGCATTGGACGGAAGCTggaggtgctgcaggaggcccagCAGAGCCTGCAGGATGATCTGAGTGCCAATGCGGCCCTTGGCAGAGAGGTGGAGAATTACATCAAGGGAGCCTGCAAGCCCCATGAATTGGAGAAGTTCCGCCTCGTCATAGGCGACCTGGACAAGGTGGTTAACCTTCTGCTCTCGCTGTCCGGGAGGCTGGCCCGAGTGGAGAACGCCCTCAGTGGCCTGAatgtggaggaggaagaagaggaggaggaggagaag ATGGCCCTCCTGGAGAAGAAGCGGCAGCTTACAGCGCAGCTGGAGGATGCCAAGGAGCTGCAGGAGCATGTGGGTCAGCGGGAGCAGCTTGTCTTTGCCACCGTCTCACGCTGCCTACCCCCTGAGCAACTGCAAGACTATCAGCACTTCGTGCGCATGAAGTCTGCCCTGGCAATCCAGCAACGGCAGCTGGACGATAAGATCAAACTGGGTGAGGAGCAGCTGCGTTGTCTCTGGGAGAGCCTGCCTCGGAGACCCAGGAAGCCCTAG